In the Diachasmimorpha longicaudata isolate KC_UGA_2023 chromosome 1, iyDiaLong2, whole genome shotgun sequence genome, one interval contains:
- the LOC135167559 gene encoding DNA excision repair protein ERCC-1 has translation MNDKPSTSKEDDASLPKQIKIDSAKPAQGQKPSNSYAILVNSKQKGNPLLKYISKLPWEYSPIIPDYEMGPRVCALFLSLRYHQLNPDYIHNRLKLLGSAYQLRVLLVQIDIPDPNYQLKNLTRICILADLTLMLAWSTEEAARIIETYKSFENKPPDMIMERVDSDPQQRIMNALTTVRSVNKTDALTLMRTFGSLEALLKATPTTISLCSGFGAHKAERLHKVLHEPFIPKTPWKDRPDSSTATSGPSEDTPGSSLS, from the exons ATGAATGACAAACCATCGACATCTAAAGAAGACGACGCTTCACTCcctaaacaaattaaaattgatagtGCGAAGCCGGCTCAAGGGCAAAAACCTTCAAATTCGTATGCAATTCTTGTTAATTCTAAGCAG AAAGGCAATCCCCTTCTGAAGTACATCAGCAAGCTGCCCTGGGAGTACTCGCCAATCATCCCAGACTACGAGATGGGTCCACGGGTATGCGCATTGTTTCTTTCATTGAGGTACCACCAGTTGAATCCGGATTACATTCACAATCGGTTAAAGCTTCTCGGGAGCGCTTATCAGCTCAGGGTTCTTCTAGTTCAG ATTGACATTCCCGACCCAAATTACCAACTGAAAAACCTCACGAGAATATGCATCCTGGCGGATTTAACATTGATGCTGGCATGGAGCACCGAGGAAGCTGCACGGATCATAGAAACTTACAAATCGTTTGAGAACAAGCCACCTGATATGATTATGGAGCGTGTGGACTCTGATCCACAGCAAAGA attatgAACGCATTGACAACTGTCAGATCGGTCAACAAAACCGATGCTCTGACACTGATGAGAACATTTGGATCTCTGGAAGCTCTTTTGAAGGCGACTCCAACCACAATTTCCCTCTGCTCTGGCTTCGGAGCTCATAAAGCTGAAAGATTGCATAAAGTGCTACACGAACCCTTTATTCCTAAAACCCCCTGGAAAGATCGCCCAGACTCCTCCACAGCCACTTCAGGGCCTTCCGAAGATACCCCAGGGTCTTCACTCTCGTGA
- the LOC135167565 gene encoding protein PBDC1 isoform X2 has protein sequence MANIGHVTADQLMAGTSVLSRPAEEFENDATIEAMWAIKAFEHAEIYFNILCSLDPKILKLTPHDDTIYKTFREIFPDLKVDVISEDEMKSPEGKHKWRPFCEQFKDLVEDYSMGTLLRVKCTDEYSEENSILVTRIQFYAIELARNREGLNDCIRNEFKPKKITKT, from the exons ATGGCAAACATTGGACATGTG ACAGCTGACCAGCTGATGGCAGGTACGAGTGTTCTATCGAGGCCTGCAGAGGAGTTCGAAAATGAT GCTACTATCGAAGCTATGTGGGCGATCAAAGCGTTTGAACATGCAGAGATATACTTTAAC ATTCTCTGCTCACTGGACCCGAAAATCCTCAAACTAACCCCCCATGACGATACGATCTACAAAACCTTCCGAGAAATATTCCCAGATTTAAAGGTGGATGTGATCAGCGAGGATGAGATGAAATCGCCAGAGGGCAAGCATAAATGGAGGCCATTCTGCGAGCAGTTCAAAGACCTCGTCGAGGATTACAGTATGGGAACACTTTTGAGAGTCAAATGCACCGATGAATACTCCGAGGAGAACAGCATACTAGTTACGAGGATTCAATTTTACGCCATTGAACTGGCGAGAAACAGAGAGGGCCTCAACGACTGCATCAGAAATGAATTCAAGCCTAAGAAAATCACGAAAACCTAG
- the LOC135167565 gene encoding protein PBDC1 isoform X1 — protein sequence MTFLSENFYTRMIFTIALICGHLLVMTADQLMAGTSVLSRPAEEFENDATIEAMWAIKAFEHAEIYFNILCSLDPKILKLTPHDDTIYKTFREIFPDLKVDVISEDEMKSPEGKHKWRPFCEQFKDLVEDYSMGTLLRVKCTDEYSEENSILVTRIQFYAIELARNREGLNDCIRNEFKPKKITKT from the exons atgacatttttatCCGAGAACTTCTACACGCGAATGATTTTCACCATTGCTCTAATTTGTGGACATTTGTTGGTTATG ACAGCTGACCAGCTGATGGCAGGTACGAGTGTTCTATCGAGGCCTGCAGAGGAGTTCGAAAATGAT GCTACTATCGAAGCTATGTGGGCGATCAAAGCGTTTGAACATGCAGAGATATACTTTAAC ATTCTCTGCTCACTGGACCCGAAAATCCTCAAACTAACCCCCCATGACGATACGATCTACAAAACCTTCCGAGAAATATTCCCAGATTTAAAGGTGGATGTGATCAGCGAGGATGAGATGAAATCGCCAGAGGGCAAGCATAAATGGAGGCCATTCTGCGAGCAGTTCAAAGACCTCGTCGAGGATTACAGTATGGGAACACTTTTGAGAGTCAAATGCACCGATGAATACTCCGAGGAGAACAGCATACTAGTTACGAGGATTCAATTTTACGCCATTGAACTGGCGAGAAACAGAGAGGGCCTCAACGACTGCATCAGAAATGAATTCAAGCCTAAGAAAATCACGAAAACCTAG
- the LOC135167542 gene encoding probable ATP-dependent RNA helicase DDX56 — MDFDEEMEKEEQSEEKVVSFHELELDDRILKAVAKLGWLEPTPIQEKTIPLLLEGKDVLIRARTGSGKTAAFAIPLIQKILSNKSRQTRQEIKALILAPSKELCKQIHQVLKDLTTKCSREVTSVDISGQVDLSIHKPILAENPDIVVGTPSRILKHLKAGHLSLKESLETLIIDEADLIFSFGYEDEIKKVLGHLPTVYQAALASATLSEDVLSLKKLVLHNPATLKLQEAPLAPPSQLAHYILAAEENDKAAILYSLLKLHLIRGKTIIFVNTVDRCYKLKLFLEQFGIPTCVLNSELPASSRCRAVTQFNSGTYDIIIASDEKALEEPHLVKEKKGKRRKDKESGVARGIDFQFVSNVVNFDFPLDVNSYVHRAGRTARGKNQGTALSFVAIRERDMMMKVEETLKGSYGKKSLFKNYQFKLEEVEGFRYRAKDAWKAVTRIAVREARLKEIKQELLNCDKLKSYFDDNPKDLQTLRQDKALHTVKIQPHLKDVPEYIVPESLKRLIGFGKRKRKFNRDAAASGATPAKSKHVARASNPLVSLTIQNKQRK, encoded by the exons ATGGACTTTGATGAGGAAATGGAGAAAGAGGAACAGAGTGAAGAGAAGGTTGTCAGTTTCCACGAGTTGGAGCTTGATGATAGAATTTTAAAG GCAGTAGCAAAGCTGGGATGGCTAGAGCCTACTCCCATCCAAGAAAAAACAATTCCCCTCCTCTTGGAAGGAAAAGATGTATTAATTCGTGCAAGAACAGGTTCAGGGAAGACAGCAGCATTTGCAATTCCTCTGAtacaaaaaattctctcaaataAATCTCGACAAACACGCCAAGAAATAAAAGCATTAATCCTAGCGCCCAGCAAAGAACTCTGCAAGCAGATTCATCAGGTACTGAAAGACTTGACAACAAAATGTTCACGAGAGGTGACCAGTGTGGACATTAGTGGCCAAGTGGACCTCTCTATTCACAAACCAATCCTGGCTGAAAACCCAGACATAGTCGTTGGAACTCCTAGCAGAATTCTTAAGCATCTCAAGGCCGGCCACCTGAGCCTCAAGGAGAGTCTTGAGACATTAATAATCGACGAGGCAGATCTGATATTTTCTTTCGGATATGAGGACGAGATTAAGAAGGTCTTAGGACACCTTCCCACGGTGTATCAAGCTGCTTTGGCTTCAGCAACTCTCTCAGAGGATGTTCTATCTCTAAAGAAACTTGTTCTCCATAATCCAGCAACCCTGAAGTTGCAGGAGGCACCACTGGCACCACCATCACAACTGGCCCACTACATTCTCGCTGCTGAGGAGAACGACAAAGCTGCTATTCTCTACTCTCTCCTGAAACTTCACCTGATTAGGGGAAAGACTATCATTTTTGTTAATACTGTCGACAGGTGCTATAAGCTGAAGCTGTTTTTGGAACAGTTTGGTATTCCAACATGTGTGCTGAACTCTGAACTGCCTGCTTCGTCGAGATGCAGAGCTGTCACACAATTCAACTCGGGGACTTACGACATCATTATCGCTTCGGATGAGAAAGCTCTGGAGGAGCCCCACTTGGTCAAGGAGAAGAAGGGAAAGAGAAGGAAGGATAAGGAGAGTGGGGTGGCCAGGGGCATTGACTTTCAATTCGTATCGAATGTTGTTAACTTTGATTTTCCACTTGATGTCAATTCATATGTGCACAGAGCTGGCAGGACTGCCAGGGGAAAGAATCAGGGGACTGCTCTCAGCTTTGTTGCTATTAGGGAGAGAGACATGATGATGAAGGTCGAAGAGACACTCAAGGGAAGCTATGGGAAGAAAAGTCTATTTAAGAATTATCAATTCAAACTGGAGGAGGTCGAGGGTTTCAG ATATCGAGCGAAAGATGCCTGGAAGGCAGTCACGAGAATAGCAGTGAGAGAAGCCagattgaaagaaataaaacaagagCTCTTAAACTGTGACAAATTAAAAAGTTACTTCGATGACAATCCCAAGGACTTGCAGACACTAAGACAAGACAAAGCTCTTCATACTGTTAAAATACAGCCCCATTTGAAGGACGTCCCAGAGTACATCGTTCCAGAGTCTTTGAAGAGGCTCATAGGCTTTGGGAAGAGAAAACGCAAGTTTAATAGGGATGCAGCCGCTTCTGGAGCTACACCAGCTAAATCTAAGCATGTGGCTAGAGCTTCAAACCCTCTGGTCAGCCTCACAATTCAAAATAAGCaaagaaaatga
- the LOC135166508 gene encoding DNA-directed RNA polymerase III subunit RPC8 isoform X3 has translation MRRSELKDVVKIPPWKFKRKFNDAITDELNRKLANKVYLNVGLCIALHDILKIEESFIFPGDGSSHTKVSFRFIVFRPFMEEILIGKIRSCSPEGVHVTLGFFEDIIIPPHKLQYPSRFDQAEQAWVWEYDTGDGERHDLFMDANEIIRFRVVKEEFVETLPSVPTIAGENSETSENKIVSPYTLGAAIDEAGLGLISWWENS, from the exons ATGCGGCGCAGCG AGTTAAAAGACGTTGTTAAAATTCCGCCTTGGAAGTTCAAGAGAAAATTCAACGACGCTATTACTGATGAGTTGAATCGAAAGCTTGCGAATAAG GTATATTTAAACGTAGGATTATGTATAGCCCTTCACGATATTCTAAAAATCGAAGAATCCTTCATATTTCCTGGAGATGGCTCGTCACACACTAAAGTCTCCTTcagatttattgtttttcgaCCTTTCATGGAGGAAATACTCATTGGGAAAATAAGAAGTTGCAGTCCTGAGGGGGTGCACG TCACATTAGGATTTTTCGAAGACATCATAATCCCTCCCCACAAATTGCAGTATCCCTCGAGGTTTGACCAAGCGGAGCAAGCTTGGGTCTGGGAATATGATACTGGAGATGGCGAAAGACATGATCTTTTTATGGATGCAA ATGAAATCATCAGATTCAGAGTTGTCAAAGAGGAATTTGTTGAGACTCTCCCTTCAGTCCCAACAATTGCCGGAGAAAATTCAGagacttcagaaaataaaattgtttcacCTTATACGTTAGGG gcaGCTATTGACGAAGCTGGCTTAGGTTTAATTTCTTGGTGGGAGAATAGCTGA
- the LOC135166508 gene encoding DNA-directed RNA polymerase III subunit RPC8 isoform X1: protein MEWNYCKISFFTKLKDVVKIPPWKFKRKFNDAITDELNRKLANKVYLNVGLCIALHDILKIEESFIFPGDGSSHTKVSFRFIVFRPFMEEILIGKIRSCSPEGVHVTLGFFEDIIIPPHKLQYPSRFDQAEQAWVWEYDTGDGERHDLFMDANEIIRFRVVKEEFVETLPSVPTIAGENSETSENKIVSPYTLGAAIDEAGLGLISWWENS from the exons ATGGAGTGGAACTATtgcaaaatatcattttttacta AGTTAAAAGACGTTGTTAAAATTCCGCCTTGGAAGTTCAAGAGAAAATTCAACGACGCTATTACTGATGAGTTGAATCGAAAGCTTGCGAATAAG GTATATTTAAACGTAGGATTATGTATAGCCCTTCACGATATTCTAAAAATCGAAGAATCCTTCATATTTCCTGGAGATGGCTCGTCACACACTAAAGTCTCCTTcagatttattgtttttcgaCCTTTCATGGAGGAAATACTCATTGGGAAAATAAGAAGTTGCAGTCCTGAGGGGGTGCACG TCACATTAGGATTTTTCGAAGACATCATAATCCCTCCCCACAAATTGCAGTATCCCTCGAGGTTTGACCAAGCGGAGCAAGCTTGGGTCTGGGAATATGATACTGGAGATGGCGAAAGACATGATCTTTTTATGGATGCAA ATGAAATCATCAGATTCAGAGTTGTCAAAGAGGAATTTGTTGAGACTCTCCCTTCAGTCCCAACAATTGCCGGAGAAAATTCAGagacttcagaaaataaaattgtttcacCTTATACGTTAGGG gcaGCTATTGACGAAGCTGGCTTAGGTTTAATTTCTTGGTGGGAGAATAGCTGA
- the LOC135166508 gene encoding DNA-directed RNA polymerase III subunit RPC8 isoform X2, protein MFVLTELKDVVKIPPWKFKRKFNDAITDELNRKLANKVYLNVGLCIALHDILKIEESFIFPGDGSSHTKVSFRFIVFRPFMEEILIGKIRSCSPEGVHVTLGFFEDIIIPPHKLQYPSRFDQAEQAWVWEYDTGDGERHDLFMDANEIIRFRVVKEEFVETLPSVPTIAGENSETSENKIVSPYTLGAAIDEAGLGLISWWENS, encoded by the exons ATGTTTGTGTTAACAGAGTTAAAAGACGTTGTTAAAATTCCGCCTTGGAAGTTCAAGAGAAAATTCAACGACGCTATTACTGATGAGTTGAATCGAAAGCTTGCGAATAAG GTATATTTAAACGTAGGATTATGTATAGCCCTTCACGATATTCTAAAAATCGAAGAATCCTTCATATTTCCTGGAGATGGCTCGTCACACACTAAAGTCTCCTTcagatttattgtttttcgaCCTTTCATGGAGGAAATACTCATTGGGAAAATAAGAAGTTGCAGTCCTGAGGGGGTGCACG TCACATTAGGATTTTTCGAAGACATCATAATCCCTCCCCACAAATTGCAGTATCCCTCGAGGTTTGACCAAGCGGAGCAAGCTTGGGTCTGGGAATATGATACTGGAGATGGCGAAAGACATGATCTTTTTATGGATGCAA ATGAAATCATCAGATTCAGAGTTGTCAAAGAGGAATTTGTTGAGACTCTCCCTTCAGTCCCAACAATTGCCGGAGAAAATTCAGagacttcagaaaataaaattgtttcacCTTATACGTTAGGG gcaGCTATTGACGAAGCTGGCTTAGGTTTAATTTCTTGGTGGGAGAATAGCTGA